A DNA window from Corynebacterium ciconiae DSM 44920 contains the following coding sequences:
- a CDS encoding YbaN family protein, translated as MLKFMLRAVGVIATGCGIIGVVLPLFPTTPFLLLAAYCFARSSPRMHDWLLSHPQLGPYITNYRSGAMSKQHKIFTLGTIWLAVALTVWRLDHVLVYTIFPLGALAMTWHISRLTTAR; from the coding sequence GTGCTTAAGTTTATGCTGCGGGCGGTCGGCGTGATCGCCACCGGATGCGGAATTATTGGCGTGGTGCTGCCGCTGTTTCCCACCACCCCATTTTTGCTCCTCGCAGCCTATTGCTTTGCGCGGAGCTCGCCACGGATGCACGACTGGCTGCTCTCCCATCCGCAGCTCGGGCCGTACATCACCAACTACCGTTCCGGGGCGATGAGTAAGCAGCACAAGATCTTTACTCTCGGCACCATCTGGCTTGCGGTGGCGTTGACCGTTTGGCGCCTCGACCACGTTCTCGTCTACACCATCTTTCCACTTGGCGCGCTGGCGATGACGTGGCATATCTCCAGGCTGACCACGGCCCGCTGA